The sequence below is a genomic window from Actinomycetes bacterium.
TCGGAGCAAACGCGCACGGACCGTAGTGCGCGGCCTGACCGACTTCGCACCGTCAGTCATGGCCGAACCACGCGCAGGTAAAGGATCACCCGTTTGGCGGCGTCACACCGGCCCGCTTCCACGCGATGAACACGTACTGCTCCTGTTCTGGCCGGAAGGACCCTCATGACCCAGCTGCGCTGGACCACGTACGACCACCGAGGCCCCTCGTGGGGGAAGGCCCGGGTTCGCGTCGTCGCGCTGAGTGTGGTCTTCGGTCTGACGGCGCTCGGGGCACTGACGGCCGCCTCCACCACCGGTCGGGCGGAGGACGCGGCCACGTCGCCCACCTCCGACCTGACGCTGCTGGAGCAGCGGCACAAGGCGGAGGTGCGGGCGCTCACCGACGCGTACGAGCGGACGGTCGCCCGCATCAAGGCGGACGGGGATCGGTCGGTCGCGGCCGTACGATCCGCCTTGGCGGAGAGACTGGTGACCTTGGACGCGGCCGCGGCCACCGCAACGTCGGCACGGTCCGCCGACCTCGACCAGGCGCGAGCCGCGGTCCGAGCGCGCCGCGACACCGCCGAGGGCGAGCTGCACGCCCGCTTCGACGGCGACCGGACTGTCGTGAACACGTTCTTCCAGGACCTGCTGACGTCTCTCGGGGCCGCGGAGAAGATCCCGAGCTCGGTCCTGGACGCGGCCAAGAAGTCCCTGGAGGCACGCCGGTCCCTGGAGCTTGCGGCCCAGGACACGACGCACAAGGCCGAGAGCGCCGCACTGGCGGACCAGGTGCGCACGGCCGTCACGACCTTGGACCAGGAGTCCGCGCGCCTCGACGCCGACGTGCAGGCGCAGAAGTCGGCGATCGACTCTGCAGCCGAGCTGGCGAAGCGGTCCCTGACCACCGACCTCTCCGCGGCACTGCGTCAGATGGACACCGACACCGCCGCGCTCAAGGTCCGCCACGCGCAGGAGCAGCTTGACCTCGACGCGGTGCAGGCCGCCCAGACCAAGGCCGCTGCCGTGCTGCCGAGGGCGCAGCGCGACGCGCTCGCCGCCAAGCAGAAGTCCGAGGACGAGGAGCTGCACCGTCGGCACGATGGGGAGCTGGCTTCCCAGGCGGCAGCTCGCAAGACCGTCTCCGACGACGGCGCAGCCGCCGTGGCTGCCGTCGAGGTCCAGCGGCAGGCCGACCGGGAAACCGCGGAGACGGCGTACCGAGCCGCCAAGGAGGCGGTCGCAACGCAGAAGACGGTCACCGTGGCCGACGGTGCAACTCGGACCAGGGCCCTCGACGACACGCACGCCGTGGCCGTCACCGCCCTGAAGAACACGTACGCCGCGGCGATCACCGGCTTGAGCCGCGGCCGGGCCGGCGTGCAGGACGCCTGGGCCGCTCGCACCGCCCGGGTCGCCGACGACGAGGCGAATGCGGTGACGTCGCTCGACGCCGCGACCCAGGTGGAGCTCAAGAAGGTGGCCGGGTCCTTCGACAACCAGGCCGCGGCTGCGGCGCGGCAGCTCACCGCCGACCGGCGCGCGGCGACCCGCGCCGCCGACCTCGACCGCAGCTCGGCTGAACGGGCGACCCGTAAGGAGCTGCTGCGCGCCCGCCTGGACCTGGACCGTCGGCTACGGCTGGCCGAGTCGGACTACTTCACCCTGAAGGTCCGCGCGGTGGCGTTCCTGCAGGACCCCACTGCGTTCAGCAGCGTGTCAGCGGCCTATGACCCGGCCACCGACCCGGGTTCCCTGTACAACGTCGCGCGCCGGATAGGTGCGGACCGTCTGCCTGCCCCGGTCACCGGTCGGGGCGTGGACGTCGCGCTGATCGACACCGGCGTGGTCGACGTCCCGGGGCTGGTGGCGTCCGAGGTCGAGATCGGACCGGACTTCTCCTTCGAGGACGTCGTCCCGGACCTGAGGGGCCGCGACACGATGGGGCACGGGACCCATCTGGCGGGGATCATCGCCGGCCGGGACGCCGCCTGGGCCGCCGGCGACCACGAGCGACGTCCGAGTCGGGTCCTGGGGATCGCGCCGGACGCTCGAGTGGTCAGCGTAAAGGCGGGAGCCGCGGACGGCTCGGTGGACGTCACGCAGATCATCGCCGCGATCAACTGGGTCATCGCCAACAAGGACAGCGACGGTCGACACATCCGGGTCCTGAACCTCTCCTTCGGCACCGACGGGACGCAGGACTACCGCTCCGACCCCCTCGCCTACGCCGTCGAGCGGGCCTGGCGCGCCGGGATCGTCGTGGTGGTCGCCGGGGGGAACGACGGCTGGCTGACCAGCCGGTTGACCAACCCGGCGCAGGACCCCTTCGTGCTTGCCGTGGGGTCCTCCCAGGCGGTGGACGGGAAGGAGAGCGTCCCTTCGGCGTACTCCAACGGCACCCTCGACGGTCGCACGGTGGACCTGGCCGCGCCGGGTCGATCGATCGTCAGCCTGCGCAACCCGGGGTCGAGCAGCGACGACGTCAACGCCGGCGGCCGCACGGGTGACGAGCTGGTCCGTGCCAGCGGAACCTCGCAGGCCGCTGCCGTCACCAGCGGGGCGGCAGCGCTGCTGCTCTCCGCGCGGCCCGAGCTGGCCCCGGACCAGGTCAAGCGGGTCCTGATGCGTTCAGCCGCGCCCGCCGGCGAGGACTCCGACCTGGTGGGTGCCGGCTACCTCCGGGTGGACCGCGCCGTCAAGGAGGATGTCGGGCCTGCCGCGCAGACCTGGCAGCCCTCGGACGGCAGCGGATCCATGGACGGCGCACGCGGCTCGGTGCGGGTGGCTCTGGACGGCTTGGTGCTCGAGGGCGACCTCGACGTCTTCGGCCGTAGCTGGGCGGGGGCGAAGTGGTCCGAGGACGCCTGGTCGGGCGCGAAGTGGTCAGCGGGTGCTTGGGCCGGCGCCAAGTGGTCGGGGGCGAAGTGGTCG
It includes:
- a CDS encoding S8 family serine peptidase produces the protein MTQLRWTTYDHRGPSWGKARVRVVALSVVFGLTALGALTAASTTGRAEDAATSPTSDLTLLEQRHKAEVRALTDAYERTVARIKADGDRSVAAVRSALAERLVTLDAAAATATSARSADLDQARAAVRARRDTAEGELHARFDGDRTVVNTFFQDLLTSLGAAEKIPSSVLDAAKKSLEARRSLELAAQDTTHKAESAALADQVRTAVTTLDQESARLDADVQAQKSAIDSAAELAKRSLTTDLSAALRQMDTDTAALKVRHAQEQLDLDAVQAAQTKAAAVLPRAQRDALAAKQKSEDEELHRRHDGELASQAAARKTVSDDGAAAVAAVEVQRQADRETAETAYRAAKEAVATQKTVTVADGATRTRALDDTHAVAVTALKNTYAAAITGLSRGRAGVQDAWAARTARVADDEANAVTSLDAATQVELKKVAGSFDNQAAAAARQLTADRRAATRAADLDRSSAERATRKELLRARLDLDRRLRLAESDYFTLKVRAVAFLQDPTAFSSVSAAYDPATDPGSLYNVARRIGADRLPAPVTGRGVDVALIDTGVVDVPGLVASEVEIGPDFSFEDVVPDLRGRDTMGHGTHLAGIIAGRDAAWAAGDHERRPSRVLGIAPDARVVSVKAGAADGSVDVTQIIAAINWVIANKDSDGRHIRVLNLSFGTDGTQDYRSDPLAYAVERAWRAGIVVVVAGGNDGWLTSRLTNPAQDPFVLAVGSSQAVDGKESVPSAYSNGTLDGRTVDLAAPGRSIVSLRNPGSSSDDVNAGGRTGDELVRASGTSQAAAVTSGAAALLLSARPELAPDQVKRVLMRSAAPAGEDSDLVGAGYLRVDRAVKEDVGPAAQTWQPSDGSGSMDGARGSVRVALDGLVLEGDLDVFGRSWAGAKWSEDAWSGAKWSAGAWAGAKWSGAKWSADMWSGTSWSGAKWSADFWSGAKWSGAKWSADTWTGAKWSGAKWSAGGWFGAGWDDGPAGSPDVGAEPVTPEAATLAASG